From Arachis stenosperma cultivar V10309 chromosome 2, arast.V10309.gnm1.PFL2, whole genome shotgun sequence, one genomic window encodes:
- the LOC130960666 gene encoding glycine-rich protein 5-like, translating into MAKWCIMLLVLALVVVSTASARKVPNNDATLKDQKNFLSYGGVGGYSGIGGNGLPFGGAGAGIGSNFGGAGAGTGMGGFGGFGGGVGGGGGASGSVPLP; encoded by the coding sequence ATGGCTAAGTGGTGCATCATGCTTCTTGTTCTTGCCCTTGTTGTTGTGTCCACAGCAAGTGCAAGAAAGGTTCCTAATAATGATGCAACTTTGAAGGACCAGAAGAATTTCCTGAGCTATGGCGGCGTTGGTGGCTATTCGGGAATTGGAGGGAATGGATTGCCCTTTGGAGGTGCAGGTGCTGGAATTGGATCCAACTTTGGTGGTGCAGGAGCTGGCACCGGGATGGGCGGATTCGGTGGATTTGGTGGTGGAGTCGGCGGCGGTGGTGGAGCTTCTGGCAGTGTCCCTCTCCCTTGA